In Silene latifolia isolate original U9 population chromosome 6, ASM4854445v1, whole genome shotgun sequence, the genomic window GGCCAGAGACCAGCAGTGAAACCAGGTAACAGCTTGCTCTTTACTTTACACAGTTGACGCCAAGACCAGTTGGAGTAACAAGGAGCTTGATAATCCCACCAATCTTGATGCTTAATGTAAATGTGATTCACCCATTTAACCCACAAATAATCCTTCTTCTGAGCCACCCACCAGACATATATACCAACCATTGCAATGTTCCAAAGTCCAGCATTAAGGATACCCAGACCACCATACTTATGAGGCAAGCAACATTGTTCCCAAGCTATAAGAGGAACTTTTGCAAACTTCTCAGCATGAGACCACAGATAATTCCTACATATAGCCTCAACTCTAGCAATCACTCCTTTGGGCAACAAGAAAATCCTAGCCCAGTAAGAATGCATTTGAGAAAGAACATGCCTTACCAGGACTAACCGTCCTGCATAGCTGAGCTTCTTGGTGCCACATCCCCgaatttttttaacaattttatCCACCAACACATTGCTATCAGCACTGGAAAGTCTTTTGTAAGAAATGGGTATTCCTAAATACCTGAAGGGGAAGGACCCTTGCTGAAAACCATACATCTGCAAAATCTGATCCCTTACCATCTGATTAACCCCATTCATATAGAGGTCAGATTTACTTTTATTAAAGCAGAGTCCAGAAGCTTGAGAAAAGGATAGGAAACCCCTCATCAAAACCTTAACAGAATTAAGGTCCCCTTTACAAAAGAGAAACAAGTCATCTGCAAAGCACAAATGACAAAGCTTGAGCCTCTTACACAGGGGATGAAAGTGAAAATCATTAGAAGTAGTGACCAGGTCCAGAATCCTGGTCAAGTACTCCATACACAAAGTAAACAAAAGGGGAGACATAGGATCCCCTTGCCTAATCCCCCTAAGGCCCTTAAAATACCCAAACTGGTTACCATTCAAGGATAAAGAAAAAGAATTAGAGGTGACACATTGCATTATCCACTGGACCATCTTCTAGGGAAAATTAAGAGCACTTAGCATACCTTCAATAAAACTCCATTCAATGGAGTCATAAGCCTTCTTTAAATCAATTTTCATCATCACTCTGGGGGAGCAATTCTTTCTATTATAAAGCATCACCAAGTCTTGGCAAATGAAAATGTTATCAACAATTTCCCTACCCTGTATGAAAGCACTTTGATTCATACTAACAAGACTGGGTAGAACAATAGCCAATATGGAGCATATCACCTTAGAAATGCACTTATATATcacattgcaacaagcaataggACGGAAATCAAGGACAGATTCAGGAGAATTCTTCTTAGGGATAAGAGAAAGGACAGTAGCATTAACCTGTTGCAAAATTTTCTCAGAGGTAAAAAATTCCTTAACAGCTGCCACTACATCAGAGCCAACCACCTCAAAAGAATCTTTGAAAAATTGGGAAGAGTAACCATCTGGGCCTGGAGCTTTCTCCTTAGGGATGGAGAAGAGAGCTTGCTTAATTTCACCCTCAGTCACCTCCTTAGTGAGATCCCTAGCCTGCTCACCAGTCAGGATAGTACCTCTCTGAACAACCCCAGGGCATACCTTTGTGACAGGAGTAGAACTACCAAGTAACACAGTGTAGTATTCTAAAAAAGCATGTTCAATTGCAGAATTATCAGAGCATAACTGGCCATTCATTTCCTTAATTTGTAACACCTTGTTCTGGGCTCTCCTAGCTTAAAAGAGCTATGAAAGAATTGAGTATTATCATCACCACTCTGAAACCAATGAGCTTTAGCTTTTTGAGCCAGAAACTCAAACCTAGCCTCATCCAGTTCCTTAAAGGTATGAGAAGCAATCTTTTCTTCCAACTGAAGGAGGGAATTAGTAGGGTCAGCATGAAGTTGCCTTTGAATATCCTCCAGAAGTAACTTACTGACCTTAGCAGAATTTTCAATATCACCATAACTCTCTTTATTCAGCTGTTTCAAAGGATGCTTCAGCCATTTCAATTTTTTAACCACTTGAAACATCCTACAGCCATACACATCTTGCTGCCAAACTTTCTTAACAATCTCCTTAAACTGCTCATGTttaccccacatattaaaatacttaaaGCTAGATTTCTGTCTAATCTGAACATTCCAACACTCTATAAGACAAGGACTATGATCATATAGTCCTTCAGGCAGAAAAGTAATGGGACCATCAGGACCATTCAAGATCCAATCATCATTAGCCATGACTCTGTCAATCCTACTAAAGACTTTCTCATCACCTTCTTGCTTGTTGTTCCAGGTAAATTAGGCACCAGTGGAGCTCAGATCATACATGCCACAAGAGTCTACACAATCCTGGAACTCCTTAACCTCAGCCACAGTAACAGGAGCACCTATCCTTTCATCCATATTTAAAACATTGTTAAAGTCCCCCATGACCATCCAAGGCCCATGAATGGAAGAGTGGATGTCTAAGAGAGACTGCCAAATACCCCTTCTATCAGCATTTTTATTAAACCCATAGACCACAGAACAATGCCAGTTGAAATCATTCTGAACACAAGTAATAGACAGGTGCACAACCTGAGCAGTTTTAACCAGCACAACAACATCAAACATGCTAGTATCCCAAACAACCAAGATTCTACCACCCTCCCTAAcatcattattatttaaaaactGCCAGTGATCCCCAAGACCAGACTGAACCTTATTAATAGAAGTAGACTTAACTCTAGTCTCAAGTAAGCCAAAGAAACCTACATTATTCATATGTAACAACCTTCTAACATCACCTTGTTTATTCACTTTATTAATGCCACGAACATTCCAAAAACCAAAGCTAACCATGATCACATGTTTGAGTTAGTCTCCCTTTCCCCAGACTGCTTAACAGATTCCTCCTCAAAGACAGGCTTAAGACTTCAACAAAAGATGGCCCTCCTTGAGAGAATCCCTCATTCCTTTTTGACAGCCTATTAAAAATTCGAGCAGGTGTCATAGAGTTTAAGACCTGATTACCCCTCATTGGCATGTGAGTTACCACAACATTTGGGTCAAGCTGAGGCAACTGTACCATCTCCACCTGAAGTTCCTGTACAGCAGACTGAACCTGAGACTGCAGTCCCTGATTCTGTTGAACCACTGGTTTAGGAACCCACACTTTCTTAACCGGCACAACCTTCTTCTTAGGCACAACCTTCTTACACAACCCAGTCTCATGTCCCATTCCATGACAGCTAGAACAAATAATTGGCTTCCACTCATAGTGAACAGATTGTGTAATCAACATTCCAGTCTCATCAAAAAATTCAATAACCTCAGGCAAAGGCTGACCAATCTGTACTTCCACCATGAATCTAGCATAGTCAAGGAATTCCCTATCCTTAGTAACACTATCAGTACAAATTGGTTTACCAACCAAACCTGCAATTTTAGTTAAAGCAGCACCCCAGAATTTTAGGTCAAGGTTATAAAACCTAATCCAAATAGGTACTACATCAACCTTAGCCCTAACTACAGGTTCATTGATACTCCATGATTTGACAATAAAAGGCTTATTATCAAAAAAACAGTGATCACCAGTCAATACTGCTTCCTTATCCTCCATCTTCTTAAATCGCACAATACAAACACCATTAGGTTTAAACGCAACCTTGTCAATCGAGAGTTTGCCCCACAAACGACGCACAAAACCCCCAATCACATGCCTAGGAGGGTTTGCACCCATCACATAACACAACACAGACGAAGACCAAAAATCAACCTCTCCTTTTACATCATCAACATCAATTTTGAGAGTAGGCACAGTACCTGTCGTCACAATCGGAGACTTCGATCGAGATTTCCTGTTAACCTCCTGCCAACCCTCATCATCAGTGGATTTGTCTTCAGATATGACATTAAGTTCCTTACTAAGATCAAACGCACGTAATTCCACAACCTTAGAACACTCACCATCATGACGATTCTGAACAATCTCACGAATTTCATTAATATTTGGCGTAATACTAAGTTTTTGTGATTTATTACCAGATGAATTATACagcaattataaactagtcgtagtagctaatacctcgtcaaaacccggaattggagatgataagaacgtgtcttcggctcccacctcCACGTCCTTCTCCCCTGCCCtcatggcttcctcttcatctccctcatcttgatcctttgccatgtctttctcacttcgcatgcccgcttttttcttcttctcccctgcttcctttatgacttgccgaaccataaccaaGTCTTCTTCAGATAGCTTATCCCCCGTTTCCACCATTCTgagtatcaacctggccattgtttgtagctgtgtagtagaaatgaatatgattaaaattagtataatttcagaatatatatatatatatatatatatatatatatatataaattatgttgaataaaatacagtatttatataccctatcatcaccactcattgtccttcgagcatttttcccaaaatacttagtgataccaacatgcgtcgatacccctctcacacgacctggatgctctgctttgccgattgccctagcaagaatgtcatcgcgtccttcaggcttccattttccttcctgtacctccttctcacatatcctctacatacacatagaaccattatgcaactaagttttatttaaactcacaattatataaccgaccaccagtggtaggagtgacatatttattcaaacttacaatttttttctttgatggccttatcatatggagtttctgactttccattcttaggagtgtgaccggccacccaagcgtcgtgacgattgacagttccaagcttcttcttaatcaatctataaccacctctggagccaagaaagacgctctctttctttgaaatgttctcttggttctgcctactcatagtcttcataaaatgaattgtatcgagtaacgtaagcatatttcattactcattaagtgattactaataaattgatcccaatgagtcgcagataaattaccttaaacttgtcagactgcctataagcaataAAGTTAATCCAATCTTGCTGGCTGACAAACTTATACTTATtctttggtggtttcttgtttatctgcCCGGTCTTCTTGTCGAACAAGTGGTTCtgagcaacctttaacttccatgctctaAAGGAATCCCCTATCTTTCTTCTAAGGTAACCATCATATTCTTGGGGGACAGTGTAAGCtgcctgcatatatggtgagcatatttggttagtttcggctaatagcacatattgaatactaagataatttcatctcactgcatttattattgtatatacatatcTTTATTCTCCCCCATAGCTTTTCC contains:
- the LOC141588360 gene encoding uncharacterized protein LOC141588360, whose amino-acid sequence is MARLILRMVETGDKLSEEDLVMVRITPNINEIREIVQNRHDGECSKVVELRAFDLSKELNVISEDKSTDDEGWQEVNRKSRSKSPIVTTGTVPTLKIDVDDVKGEVDFWSSSVLCYVMGANPPRHVIGGFVRRLWGKLSIDKVAFKPNGVCIVRFKKMEDKEAVLTGDHCFFDNKPFIVKSWSINEPVVRAKVDVVPIWIRFYNLDLKFWGAALTKIAGLVGKPICTDSVTKDREFLDYARFMVEVQIGQPLPEVIEFFDETGMLITQSVHYEWKPIICSSCHGMGHETGLCKKVVPKKKVVPVKKVWVPKPVVQQNQGLQSQVQSAVQELQVEMVQLPQLDPNVVVTHMPMRGNQVLNSMTPARIFNRLSKRNEGFSQGGPSFVEVLSLSLRRNLLSSLGKGRLTQTCDHGFFGLLETRVKSTSINKVQSGLGDHWQFLNNNDVREGGRILVVWDTSMFDVVVLVKTAQVVHLSITCVQNDFNWHCSVVYGFNKNADRRGIWQSLLDIHSSIHGPWMVMGDFNNVLNMDERIGAPVTVAEVKEFQDCVDSCGMYDLSSTGA